A part of Paenibacillus donghaensis genomic DNA contains:
- a CDS encoding MarR family winged helix-turn-helix transcriptional regulator, with protein MGDSEPAVNSISGQDKEQAASLKLFVVLSKAYRSLMDLAVKDMRSHGLASAEFMILEVLYQRNRIPLQQIGDKILVTSGSITYNIDKLEKRGLLKRVPCSDDRRVTYAEITEAGRELFDEIFPQHMSTIHNMMGGLNPEEKDQAILLLKKLGKGV; from the coding sequence ATGGGTGATTCCGAACCTGCAGTTAACAGCATCAGCGGTCAAGACAAGGAGCAGGCGGCTTCGCTGAAGTTGTTCGTGGTTCTCTCCAAGGCTTACCGGAGCCTGATGGACCTGGCGGTGAAGGATATGAGGAGCCATGGCCTGGCCTCGGCGGAGTTCATGATTCTGGAGGTGCTCTACCAGCGGAACCGTATTCCCTTGCAGCAGATCGGGGACAAGATTCTCGTCACCAGCGGAAGTATTACCTATAATATCGACAAGCTGGAGAAGAGAGGCCTTCTGAAGCGTGTACCCTGCAGTGATGACCGGCGCGTTACCTATGCAGAGATTACAGAGGCGGGCCGCGAGCTGTTTGACGAGATTTTTCCGCAGCATATGTCCACCATTCACAATATGATGGGCGGGCTTAACCCGGAGGAGAAGGATCAGGCTATCCTGCTGCTGAAAAAGCTGGGCAAAGGCGTATAG
- a CDS encoding 1,4-dihydroxy-6-naphthoate synthase — translation MNIAFSPCPNDTFVFHAWAHGLVPEAPKLNVTYADIDITNTLASDGAGPEVLKISYAALPWVLERYRLLPCGGALGRGCGPLLLTAGGPNTVKRPGGLAGRRIAVPSERSTAYLLFRLWAARHVPGGIGEIVVMPFDEIMPAVRDGRIDAGLVIHEARFTYKDYGLQLLTDLGSWWEQDTGLPIPLGAIIARRELDTDAITGWIRSSLQYGWDHPTESREYVLSHAQELSPEVAKSHIDLYVNNFSMDLGDDGYAAISALLERAAAEGLVPAVDPALLR, via the coding sequence CTGAACATTGCCTTTTCTCCCTGTCCCAACGATACCTTTGTCTTCCATGCCTGGGCTCACGGGCTTGTGCCGGAGGCTCCCAAGCTTAATGTGACCTATGCTGATATCGACATTACGAACACGCTGGCCTCGGACGGGGCCGGACCCGAGGTACTCAAAATCTCCTACGCCGCCCTCCCCTGGGTGCTCGAACGCTACCGGCTGCTGCCCTGCGGCGGTGCGCTGGGCCGGGGCTGCGGACCGCTGCTGCTGACCGCAGGCGGACCAAACACCGTTAAACGTCCGGGCGGACTTGCCGGACGCAGGATTGCCGTGCCCAGCGAACGCTCCACAGCCTACCTGCTGTTCCGCTTATGGGCGGCCCGGCACGTGCCGGGCGGCATCGGCGAGATCGTCGTGATGCCTTTTGACGAGATCATGCCTGCCGTCAGAGATGGCAGGATAGATGCGGGACTGGTCATTCATGAAGCCCGCTTCACCTACAAGGACTATGGCCTGCAGCTTCTGACTGACCTCGGCAGCTGGTGGGAGCAGGACACCGGACTGCCGATTCCGCTTGGCGCCATCATCGCCCGCCGCGAGCTGGATACGGATGCGATTACCGGCTGGATCCGCAGCTCGCTGCAATATGGCTGGGATCATCCCACCGAATCCAGAGAGTATGTGCTTAGCCATGCGCAAGAGCTTTCACCAGAAGTAGCCAAGTCTCATATCGATCTATATGTGAACAACTTCTCGATGGACCTCGGAGACGACGGATATGCCGCCATTTCAGCGCTGCTGGAACGGGCTGCCGCCGAAGGACTGGTCCCTGCCGTAGATCCAGCCCTGCTGCGCTAA
- a CDS encoding DoxX family protein, which yields MVSVGLLMIRLVIGVAFIGHGAQKLFGWFGGYGPKGTGSYMESIGMKPGVAMAVLAGLLEFGGGLLFAAGLFTPLAGGLIAAAMLGAIVKVHGKNGFWATANGYEFPLTLLVVAVAVALTGAGSLSLDALFFKI from the coding sequence ATGGTTAGTGTAGGACTATTAATGATTCGGTTGGTTATCGGGGTTGCTTTTATCGGGCATGGAGCACAGAAGCTGTTCGGCTGGTTCGGCGGCTACGGTCCCAAAGGCACAGGCAGCTATATGGAATCGATCGGGATGAAACCCGGGGTGGCGATGGCGGTGCTGGCCGGTCTACTGGAGTTCGGCGGAGGTCTGCTGTTCGCTGCAGGGCTGTTCACTCCTCTGGCTGGCGGATTAATTGCTGCTGCGATGCTGGGAGCGATCGTCAAGGTTCATGGCAAAAACGGCTTCTGGGCCACCGCCAACGGCTACGAATTCCCTTTAACCCTGCTGGTAGTTGCCGTTGCTGTCGCCCTGACGGGTGCAGGCAGCCTGTCACTGGATGCATTATTCTTTAAAATATAA
- a CDS encoding futalosine hydrolase: MTSTQAMEGQPPASRILIVTAVAAERDAVLHGLRGSSRFDVVAAGAGTAAAAAGTAAALAAGSYGCVISAGIGGGFPGAAPVGSLVLASEMIAADLGAETPEGFRSAAELGFGSVSVPAHRGTVEALAAALAAAGLAVSTGSVLTVSTATGTAGTAARLAARHPGAVAEAMEGHGVAVAAEARRLPVLELRAISNAVGPRDRDAWKIGEALEALSAASAILLEVL; this comes from the coding sequence ATGACTTCAACTCAAGCCATGGAGGGACAACCTCCGGCGTCCCGTATCCTGATCGTGACCGCGGTCGCGGCGGAACGGGACGCGGTCCTGCACGGCCTGCGGGGCAGCAGCAGGTTCGATGTGGTGGCTGCGGGTGCGGGCACCGCAGCGGCGGCGGCTGGCACAGCCGCCGCTCTGGCAGCCGGTTCCTACGGCTGCGTCATCAGCGCCGGGATCGGCGGCGGGTTCCCGGGGGCGGCCCCGGTAGGCTCGCTGGTGCTGGCCAGCGAGATGATTGCCGCCGACCTCGGGGCGGAGACGCCGGAGGGCTTCCGCAGCGCTGCCGAGCTCGGCTTCGGCAGCGTGTCCGTGCCGGCGCACCGCGGCACGGTGGAGGCCCTTGCGGCCGCGCTGGCAGCGGCCGGCCTTGCCGTAAGCACGGGCAGCGTGCTTACAGTGTCCACCGCGACCGGCACCGCAGGGACGGCCGCGCGGCTCGCCGCCCGCCACCCGGGCGCGGTGGCGGAGGCGATGGAAGGCCACGGGGTCGCCGTGGCCGCTGAAGCGCGCAGGCTCCCCGTGCTGGAGCTGCGCGCGATCTCGAACGCGGTCGGTCCCCGCGACCGCGACGCCTGGAAGATCGGCGAAGCGCTGGAGGCGCTGAGCGCAGCGTCCGCAATATTACTGGAGGTGCTATAG
- a CDS encoding ring-cleaving dioxygenase, with translation MTLQTSGIHHITAFVGDVQRNVDFYAGILGLRLVKKTINFDAPEVYHLYFGNEGGAPGTIITFFPWSTGRKGRIGGGQVGVTTYAVPAGSLAFWEQRLAAYQIPVTKVTRISESYLSFADYDGLRIELVEREEGALSTWSFGGVPFEHAIKGFGGAVLYSTDPAHTADTLSRTLGMEKIAEGDGYIRYRTSADIGNIIDLKATPVPMGAGGTGTVHHIAWRAVDDEQQLDWGRHVQSHGYQPTPVQDRQYFNAIYFREEGGILFEIATDPPGFARDEAPDALGQKLMLPTWFEPHRAVIEGNLTPFEIREIEVKQS, from the coding sequence ATGACACTTCAAACTTCAGGTATTCACCACATTACAGCTTTTGTAGGTGATGTTCAGCGCAATGTGGATTTCTATGCGGGCATTCTGGGCCTGCGGCTGGTCAAAAAAACGATCAACTTCGACGCACCCGAGGTCTACCATCTGTATTTCGGCAATGAAGGCGGCGCACCGGGTACCATTATTACCTTCTTCCCGTGGTCCACGGGCCGCAAGGGCCGGATTGGCGGCGGACAGGTGGGAGTGACCACTTACGCGGTTCCTGCCGGATCGCTGGCCTTCTGGGAGCAGCGGCTTGCCGCTTACCAGATTCCGGTGACCAAGGTCACCCGGATCTCGGAGTCTTACTTGTCCTTCGCCGATTACGACGGGCTGAGAATTGAGCTGGTAGAGCGGGAAGAGGGTGCACTCAGCACGTGGTCCTTCGGGGGAGTACCATTCGAGCATGCCATCAAAGGCTTCGGCGGAGCCGTACTCTACAGCACCGATCCGGCGCATACTGCTGACACACTGAGCCGCACATTAGGTATGGAAAAGATTGCCGAAGGCGACGGCTATATCCGTTACAGAACATCTGCAGACATCGGCAATATCATTGATCTGAAGGCTACCCCGGTTCCGATGGGTGCCGGAGGCACGGGCACAGTCCACCACATTGCCTGGCGTGCAGTGGATGATGAACAGCAGCTCGATTGGGGCCGCCATGTGCAGAGTCACGGCTACCAGCCTACGCCAGTGCAGGACCGCCAATATTTCAACGCGATCTACTTCCGTGAAGAAGGCGGAATCCTGTTCGAGATTGCGACTGATCCTCCGGGCTTTGCCCGTGACGAAGCCCCGGATGCTCTGGGACAAAAGCTGATGCTTCCAACCTGGTTCGAGCCGCACCGTGCGGTGATCGAAGGGAATCTGACTCCGTTTGAAATCCGTGAAATCGAGGTGAAGCAGTCATGA
- a CDS encoding ABC transporter ATP-binding protein → MEETIISFEEVVKQYDDEEPVLKSVSFEIERGKFYTLLGPSGCGKTTILRLIAGFAEPTAGSIYLNGKVINHIPANERQVNTVFQDYALFPHLNVFENVAFGLRIKKMKKEVIAQKVQEALRFVNLVGYDQRGITEMSGGQRQRVAIARAIVNEPQVLLLDEPLSALDLKLRTEMQYILREMQQRLGITFIFVTHDQEEALAMSDWIFVMNKGRIEQSGTPNDIYDEPINRFVADFIGESNIVPGVMIDDYLVEFNGHRFECVDAGLKRNESIEVVIRPEDLEIATVEQGKLKVRVDSQLFRGVHYEISCYDESGHEWLVHSTRKVTVGTEIGLYFDPEAIHVMRFGETEEEFDRRLEAYAEVESHEQ, encoded by the coding sequence ATGGAGGAAACGATCATATCCTTTGAAGAGGTTGTCAAGCAATATGACGATGAGGAGCCGGTACTGAAGAGCGTCAGCTTCGAGATTGAGCGGGGCAAATTCTATACTCTGCTGGGACCCTCGGGCTGCGGAAAAACAACCATTCTACGGCTGATTGCCGGCTTCGCCGAGCCAACGGCCGGTTCGATCTATCTGAATGGCAAAGTAATCAATCACATTCCCGCCAATGAGCGGCAGGTTAATACAGTATTTCAGGACTACGCCCTGTTTCCGCACCTGAATGTATTTGAGAATGTGGCTTTTGGACTGCGCATCAAAAAAATGAAGAAAGAAGTGATCGCCCAAAAGGTGCAGGAAGCGCTGCGTTTCGTTAACCTTGTAGGCTATGACCAGCGCGGCATTACGGAAATGTCCGGCGGCCAACGGCAGCGCGTGGCGATCGCCCGTGCCATCGTCAATGAGCCGCAGGTGCTGCTGCTGGACGAGCCGCTGTCGGCGCTTGACCTGAAGCTGCGCACGGAGATGCAATATATTCTGCGGGAGATGCAGCAGCGGCTGGGCATCACCTTTATCTTCGTTACCCATGACCAGGAAGAGGCGCTGGCGATGTCCGACTGGATCTTTGTCATGAACAAAGGCAGAATCGAGCAGAGCGGCACACCGAACGACATCTACGATGAGCCGATTAACCGGTTCGTGGCCGACTTCATCGGGGAGTCCAACATCGTGCCTGGCGTGATGATCGACGACTATCTGGTCGAGTTCAACGGACACCGCTTCGAATGCGTCGATGCCGGGCTGAAGCGCAATGAGTCGATCGAGGTTGTTATTCGCCCCGAAGACCTGGAGATAGCTACTGTAGAGCAGGGCAAGCTGAAGGTGCGCGTGGATTCCCAGCTATTCCGGGGCGTACATTACGAGATCAGCTGTTATGATGAGTCCGGCCATGAATGGCTGGTGCATTCTACGCGCAAAGTAACGGTGGGCACGGAGATCGGGCTTTATTTTGACCCGGAAGCCATTCATGTTATGCGTTTCGGTGAAACGGAGGAAGAGTTCGACAGACGACTGGAAGCTTATGCCGAGGTGGAGAGCCATGAACAATAA
- a CDS encoding alpha/beta hydrolase: protein MIHVFRKGTDDTKPTLILLHGTGGNEQDLLPLADLLSPGSSVLGIRGNVLENGMPRFFRRLAEGVFDEEDLVFRTQELKAFLEEAAVKYGFDAANLAAVGYSNGANIAGSLLFHYQDIFRSAVLLHPMVPLRGIKLPDLASTAVFIGAGTNDPIAAAAETEELEGLLQAAGASVTTYWSNQGHRLSSGEAEAAGDWLQQR, encoded by the coding sequence ATGATCCATGTCTTCCGCAAAGGAACAGATGATACGAAACCGACGCTGATTCTGCTTCACGGCACCGGCGGCAATGAGCAGGACTTGCTGCCGCTGGCTGATCTGCTGTCGCCAGGCTCGTCGGTGCTGGGCATTCGCGGCAATGTGCTGGAGAACGGAATGCCCCGGTTCTTCCGGCGGTTGGCTGAGGGCGTATTCGATGAGGAAGATCTGGTGTTCCGTACGCAGGAGCTGAAGGCTTTTCTGGAGGAAGCGGCGGTGAAATACGGCTTCGACGCTGCTAATCTGGCGGCAGTCGGATATTCCAATGGAGCTAATATAGCGGGCAGCCTGCTGTTTCATTATCAGGATATCTTCCGCAGCGCCGTGCTGCTGCATCCGATGGTTCCCCTGCGCGGCATCAAGCTGCCGGACCTGGCAAGCACAGCCGTATTCATCGGAGCAGGCACGAATGATCCGATTGCAGCCGCAGCCGAAACAGAGGAGCTGGAGGGCCTGCTGCAAGCGGCAGGAGCCAGCGTTACCACCTATTGGAGCAACCAGGGCCACCGTCTGAGCAGTGGCGAAGCCGAAGCGGCCGGAGATTGGCTGCAGCAGCGGTAG
- a CDS encoding ABC transporter substrate-binding protein yields MKQLVNTFLAIFIVAFALMYLGSWMNKSEGYSGGNTLTIYNWGDYIEPELLKEFQEETGITVIYQTFDSNEAMLTKVEQGGTTFDVVIPSDYAIAKMREEKLLLPLDHSKLSNLGNIDPRFMDLSFDPGNEFSVPYFWGTVGIIYNPGLTEGIDFSSWDSLWDSRLKNKILLVDGAREVMGMALNSLHYSVNDQNEQHLQQALSKLNTLSPNVKAIVGDEIKMLLANEEAAVGIVWSGDASEIMDENDKLDYVVPEEGSNKWFDNMVIPRTAANVEGAHQFINFMLRPDVAAKNADYVGYSSPNLPALALLPEETSGDTRFYPPAELTDRLEVYDNLGKKMLAHYNELFLKFKMHK; encoded by the coding sequence ATGAAACAACTGGTAAACACGTTTCTGGCCATCTTTATCGTGGCCTTCGCGCTGATGTATCTCGGCTCCTGGATGAACAAAAGCGAAGGCTACTCCGGCGGCAACACGCTGACCATCTACAACTGGGGCGATTATATCGAGCCGGAGCTGCTGAAGGAATTCCAGGAGGAGACCGGGATTACGGTCATCTACCAGACCTTTGATTCGAATGAAGCGATGCTCACCAAAGTGGAGCAGGGCGGAACTACCTTTGATGTGGTGATCCCGTCGGACTATGCAATTGCCAAGATGAGAGAAGAGAAGCTGCTGCTGCCGCTCGACCATAGTAAACTGAGCAACCTCGGCAATATAGATCCGCGTTTCATGGATCTGTCGTTCGACCCTGGCAACGAGTTCTCAGTGCCGTATTTCTGGGGGACGGTGGGGATTATCTACAACCCCGGGCTGACCGAAGGGATTGATTTCAGCAGCTGGGATTCACTGTGGGACAGCAGGCTGAAGAACAAGATTCTGCTTGTCGACGGTGCACGCGAGGTGATGGGCATGGCGCTGAACAGTCTGCACTATTCGGTTAATGACCAGAATGAGCAGCATCTGCAGCAAGCGCTCAGCAAGCTGAACACACTCTCGCCGAACGTCAAGGCGATCGTCGGCGACGAGATCAAGATGCTGCTCGCCAATGAAGAAGCCGCTGTAGGCATTGTCTGGTCCGGCGATGCGTCCGAGATTATGGACGAGAACGACAAGCTGGATTATGTGGTGCCGGAGGAAGGCTCGAACAAATGGTTCGACAATATGGTTATTCCGCGCACCGCCGCCAACGTGGAAGGCGCGCACCAGTTCATCAACTTCATGCTGCGCCCGGATGTGGCCGCCAAGAATGCCGACTACGTCGGTTATTCCTCGCCGAACCTGCCCGCGCTTGCGTTGCTGCCGGAGGAGACCTCGGGCGATACGCGCTTCTATCCACCCGCCGAGCTAACCGACCGCCTGGAGGTATACGATAACCTCGGCAAAAAAATGCTCGCCCATTACAACGAGCTGTTCCTGAAGTTCAAGATGCATAAGTAG
- a CDS encoding glycosyltransferase family 39 protein, protein MSFIHHHKLKIILSLVLLFSLGLSLYSLAHVDPDVSSASFGAGGGGRPGGFSPGNRTVPGTPGAAGEEGAAGGSAAPGSDASGAAPEAGSGTGGGEDAAQGDAGRGTPGSGFTRPGGGGGFGFAVSGQYGTLLGWYAALFAGLFAAAFYCMRRGKLRLQESRPGVILGLLLAAGLCLKIAAAPWIDGYVTDINFFKTWATQAAESLGSFYLNSSSDYPPLYIYVLYLTGRIVELPLAAPYLLPLIKLPSILADAATAYLLYTAARRYFTVETGLLIAAFYMFNPAVLINSTFWGQVDSFFTLIVAAAIWLLVNRKFGWATVLLTLSVLMKPQGMIYVPVLFFALLFTGSLKSWLRAAAGGILTLLIVVLPFSSGQGPLWLYQLYTGTVNEYPYASVNAYNLFALIGANYTESSSTLALFSYHTWGMIFIVLVTLYTGWMYLRSRDARFVILGALMQIAGVFTFSSSIHERYLFPAAALSLLAYACWRDRRLLWLGFGFSATVFLNTYAVYYGYLSRGSTYGFTMFTASLLNLAMCLLLGKLMWELSRRPQAASTVAPPAADDIMLPDSVPVSLTGQSPTLLQ, encoded by the coding sequence TTGTCGTTCATCCATCATCACAAGCTCAAAATCATCCTCAGCCTGGTTCTGCTGTTCTCCCTTGGATTAAGCCTCTATTCATTGGCCCATGTTGATCCGGACGTCTCCTCCGCATCCTTCGGCGCGGGGGGAGGTGGAAGGCCCGGGGGATTCAGCCCGGGCAACAGGACCGTCCCCGGCACGCCTGGCGCAGCCGGGGAGGAGGGTGCTGCCGGGGGATCGGCAGCACCCGGTTCAGATGCCTCCGGTGCAGCGCCGGAGGCAGGAAGCGGAACGGGCGGCGGGGAGGACGCCGCCCAGGGTGACGCCGGGCGGGGCACGCCCGGCTCCGGGTTTACCCGCCCCGGCGGCGGAGGTGGGTTCGGCTTTGCCGTCAGCGGGCAATACGGCACGCTGCTCGGCTGGTATGCGGCGCTGTTCGCAGGCTTATTCGCCGCAGCCTTCTATTGCATGCGGCGCGGGAAGCTGCGCCTTCAGGAGAGCCGACCGGGGGTGATCCTTGGCCTGCTGCTGGCGGCAGGGCTCTGCCTGAAGATTGCGGCCGCCCCCTGGATCGACGGATATGTGACTGATATCAACTTCTTCAAGACCTGGGCTACGCAAGCCGCGGAGAGCCTCGGCAGCTTCTATCTGAACAGCTCCAGCGACTATCCGCCCTTGTACATCTATGTGCTCTACCTTACCGGCAGAATCGTCGAGCTGCCCCTGGCGGCCCCCTATTTGCTGCCGCTGATCAAGCTTCCTTCGATTCTGGCCGATGCAGCCACCGCTTATCTGCTCTATACAGCGGCACGGCGTTATTTTACGGTAGAAACCGGTCTGCTGATCGCAGCCTTCTATATGTTCAATCCGGCTGTGCTGATCAACTCCACCTTCTGGGGTCAGGTGGACTCCTTCTTCACCCTGATTGTAGCTGCGGCAATCTGGCTGCTGGTCAATCGCAAATTCGGATGGGCCACTGTCCTTCTCACGCTGTCCGTCCTGATGAAACCGCAGGGGATGATCTACGTGCCCGTTCTGTTCTTCGCACTGCTGTTTACGGGATCGCTGAAATCGTGGCTACGGGCTGCGGCAGGCGGTATCCTCACCTTGCTGATCGTTGTGCTGCCCTTCTCCTCCGGCCAGGGTCCGCTCTGGCTGTACCAGCTGTACACCGGCACTGTGAACGAATATCCCTATGCCTCAGTCAACGCCTATAATTTGTTTGCGCTGATCGGAGCCAACTATACCGAATCCTCCTCCACATTGGCTTTGTTCAGCTACCATACCTGGGGCATGATTTTTATTGTTCTGGTTACACTCTATACCGGCTGGATGTACCTACGCAGCAGGGATGCCAGATTCGTCATACTTGGAGCGTTGATGCAGATCGCCGGAGTGTTCACCTTCTCCTCCAGCATACATGAGAGATACCTGTTCCCGGCGGCAGCCCTCTCCCTTCTCGCCTATGCCTGCTGGCGGGATAGACGTCTGCTGTGGCTGGGCTTCGGCTTCAGTGCGACCGTGTTCCTGAATACCTATGCCGTCTATTACGGTTATCTCAGTCGGGGCAGTACCTACGGATTCACAATGTTTACAGCTTCGCTGCTCAACCTGGCCATGTGCCTGCTGCTGGGCAAGCTGATGTGGGAGCTGTCCCGCCGCCCGCAGGCGGCAAGCACTGTGGCTCCTCCTGCCGCAGATGACATTATGCTGCCGGACTCTGTGCCGGTGTCCCTGACAGGACAATCGCCGACACTTTTACAGTAA
- a CDS encoding ABC transporter permease has protein sequence MRKQNRFAHLYLVLVFAVLYAPIFYLMYYSFNSGGTMHGFEGFTLDYYREVIQDTRLIIIVINTLVIALLSSSIATLIAIVGALAIQRIRSRRGKNSLLSLNNVLIVSPDVIIGASFLILFTIAGVKLGFVSVLLSHVAFSVPIAVLMILPHLQEMSPTLTDAARDLGASRRDVLTKVILPIIKPGIFSGFFMALTYSLDDFAVTFFVTGNGYSTLSVEIYSRARQGVSLSINALSTMIFLFTILLVVGYYFLTRRKSRPAAVSESVAEVGVPR, from the coding sequence ATGAGAAAACAAAACCGGTTCGCCCATCTGTATCTGGTTCTGGTGTTTGCCGTTCTGTATGCGCCTATCTTCTATTTAATGTACTATTCGTTCAACAGCGGGGGTACGATGCACGGCTTCGAGGGCTTCACGCTCGATTACTACCGTGAGGTGATTCAGGATACACGGCTGATTATTATCGTAATTAATACGCTGGTGATCGCGCTGCTGTCTTCTTCGATTGCGACGCTGATTGCTATTGTAGGCGCGCTGGCGATCCAGCGCATCCGCAGCCGCCGGGGCAAAAACTCGCTGCTGTCACTGAACAACGTGCTGATCGTCAGCCCTGACGTAATTATCGGGGCTTCGTTCCTGATCCTGTTCACGATTGCCGGGGTCAAGCTGGGCTTCGTCTCCGTGCTGCTGTCGCATGTGGCCTTCAGTGTACCGATTGCCGTGCTGATGATTCTGCCGCATCTGCAGGAGATGAGCCCGACGCTGACGGATGCGGCGCGTGATCTGGGTGCAAGCCGCCGCGATGTGCTGACCAAGGTCATTCTGCCGATTATCAAGCCGGGGATCTTCAGCGGATTCTTCATGGCGCTGACCTACTCGCTGGATGATTTCGCGGTCACGTTCTTCGTCACAGGCAACGGCTATTCCACCTTGTCGGTTGAGATTTATTCCAGAGCCAGACAAGGGGTGTCCCTGTCCATCAATGCGCTGTCGACGATGATCTTCCTGTTCACCATTCTGCTGGTGGTCGGCTATTATTTCCTGACCCGCCGCAAAAGCCGTCCGGCCGCGGTATCCGAATCGGTTGCCGAAGTGGGGGTGCCTAGATGA
- a CDS encoding class I SAM-dependent methyltransferase: MSGQPPIPTNNSKSNIDRFLGFQHEYDRYRPQAPAVIIDLLTAYLGSRPSLVVDVGCGTGLSTVLWAPAADSVIGVEPNPDMLSKALEKLDKHGDEAAPQNLSFVQGYSNQLQLESDSVDIVTCSQSFHWMEPVSTLQEIARCLRVGGVFAAYDCDWPLPLQQDIELRYNRLITKADDVLSQLVPAEERAHKWDKAGHLARIEASGWFSFSREIVFHNNEACDAERYVGLTLSQGGIQAVLKHGSSLLDADIAEFTAAVEQYFQGRTLKVMVSYRMRIGQK, encoded by the coding sequence ATGAGCGGACAACCCCCTATCCCCACGAACAACAGCAAATCAAACATCGACAGATTCCTTGGCTTTCAGCATGAATATGACCGTTACCGTCCACAAGCTCCGGCGGTAATCATCGACCTGCTGACTGCCTATCTGGGTTCCCGACCTTCACTGGTTGTTGACGTAGGCTGCGGTACCGGACTGTCCACTGTACTGTGGGCACCAGCTGCCGATTCCGTGATTGGCGTCGAGCCTAATCCCGACATGCTGAGCAAAGCGCTGGAGAAGCTGGACAAGCACGGCGACGAAGCCGCCCCGCAGAATTTATCCTTCGTCCAAGGATACTCCAACCAGTTGCAGCTGGAGTCCGACAGTGTAGACATTGTCACCTGCTCGCAGTCGTTCCACTGGATGGAGCCGGTCAGCACCCTGCAGGAAATTGCCCGCTGCCTTAGAGTCGGCGGTGTATTTGCCGCCTATGACTGTGATTGGCCGCTGCCGCTGCAGCAGGATATCGAGCTGCGTTACAATCGCCTGATCACCAAGGCTGACGACGTTCTCTCACAGCTAGTGCCCGCAGAAGAAAGAGCGCATAAGTGGGATAAAGCAGGCCATTTAGCAAGGATCGAAGCCAGCGGCTGGTTTTCTTTCAGCAGGGAGATTGTATTTCACAACAACGAGGCCTGTGACGCCGAACGTTATGTGGGGCTGACCCTCAGTCAGGGCGGCATCCAGGCTGTGCTGAAGCACGGTTCCTCCCTGCTGGACGCCGACATTGCCGAGTTCACTGCTGCGGTGGAGCAATATTTTCAAGGACGCACACTTAAGGTTATGGTCAGCTACCGCATGCGGATCGGTCAGAAATAA
- a CDS encoding ABC transporter permease: MNNKGKPVYLIPYYLWIALFVIAPVVLVIYYSLFDLDGNFTLNNYVNFFTPVYLRMTLNSFWYAFLITAFSLLVAYPAAYLLTRTKHKQLWLLLIILPTWINLLLKTYAFIGIFGTFGPVNAFLDLFGMGEQQILFTGFSFVFVSVYIFIPFMILPIYSALEELNLSLLDAARDLGASGWTTFRRVIFPLTISGVRSGCMAVFIPALSLFMITRLIAGSQVITLGTAIEQHFLVTQDWGMGSTVAVFLIAIMALFMIVTGGSRKGVQK; encoded by the coding sequence ATGAACAATAAGGGCAAGCCGGTCTATCTCATCCCTTATTATTTATGGATTGCCTTGTTTGTCATAGCTCCGGTAGTGCTGGTAATCTACTATTCCCTGTTCGATCTGGACGGCAATTTCACGCTGAACAATTACGTCAACTTCTTCACACCCGTCTACCTGCGGATGACGCTTAATTCGTTCTGGTATGCGTTCCTGATCACAGCGTTCTCGCTGCTGGTGGCCTATCCGGCGGCCTATCTGCTGACCCGTACGAAGCACAAGCAGCTGTGGCTGCTGCTGATTATTCTGCCCACCTGGATCAATCTGCTGCTCAAAACCTATGCTTTTATCGGGATCTTCGGCACTTTCGGACCGGTTAACGCTTTCCTTGACCTGTTTGGAATGGGGGAGCAGCAGATTCTGTTTACGGGCTTCAGCTTTGTCTTTGTGTCGGTTTATATCTTCATCCCGTTTATGATTCTGCCGATCTACAGTGCGCTGGAGGAGCTGAATCTGTCGCTGCTTGATGCGGCCCGCGATCTGGGCGCTTCCGGGTGGACGACGTTCCGCAGGGTTATTTTTCCGCTGACGATTTCGGGTGTGCGATCTGGCTGTATGGCGGTGTTCATCCCCGCGCTGTCGCTGTTTATGATTACACGCCTGATTGCAGGCAGCCAGGTTATTACGCTGGGAACTGCGATTGAGCAGCACTTCCTGGTTACCCAGGACTGGGGCATGGGTTCAACGGTTGCCGTGTTCCTGATTGCCATTATGGCGCTGTTCATGATTGTAACGGGCGGTTCGCGGAAAGGGGTGCAGAAATGA